In one Nicotiana tomentosiformis chromosome 6, ASM39032v3, whole genome shotgun sequence genomic region, the following are encoded:
- the LOC138894006 gene encoding uncharacterized protein has protein sequence MITSPAVAQTVRLTIGGGQVGRGHPRGGGQSGGAQARFYAFLARPNAVASDSVITCIISICGRDALVLFDPSSTYSYVSSPFDHYLDVSHESLGAFVYVPTLVGDSVIVDRVYRSCIVTFYGYETRADLLLLDMTAFEVILGMDRLSSYHVVLDCHAKIVTLAMPEFPRLE, from the coding sequence ATGATCACCTCACCAGCTGTTGCACAAACCGTCCGGCTGACCATAggcggaggacaggtgggtaggggtcaccctagaggtggaggccagtcaggtggcgctcaaGCTAGGTTTTATGCTTTCCTAGCTAGACCAAATGCAGTAGCCTCAGActccgtgatcacatgtattatttctatctgtggtagggatgctttggtactatttgatccaagttctacatattcatatgtttcatctccaTTTGATCATTATCTAGATGTCTCTCATGAGTCCTTGGGTGCTTTTGTATATGTGCCCACGctagtgggcgattctgttattgtggatcgggtttaccggtcctgtattgtgactttctatggttatgagaccagagcggatcttctgttgcttgacaTGACTgcctttgaggtcatcctaggcatggataGGTTGTCTTCGTACCATGTCGTTCTTGATTGCCATGCTaagattgttaccttggcgatgcctgagtttcctagattggagtgA